The window ATTAATGTTCATAAATTCGTCATTTAATTGTTACAGGCAAGATTACACTGACTATGCAGAAGTTCTCTTCGAAGAATTTGGAGATAAAGTAAAACATTGGATCACTTTCAACGAGCCATACATGTTTACTGTCGGTGGTTACATTAATGCTAGTCTGGCACCGGGTCGGGGCTCTCCTTGGCAATCTCAATTAAATGCCACCCAAGGAGATTCTGCAGTTGAGCCTTATTTGGTTGTTCACCACATTCTTCTCGCTCACGCATCTGCAGTGAAAGTGTACAGGGAAAAGTACcaggtaattaattatatatatacataagtTTTGGTTTAATTAATTTCCTTTTACCGTGAAAAcaaggaagaaaataaaaaaaaaaaattaattttcaggAAAAACAAAAAGGTGAAATTGGAATTACTCATGTTGCTGACTGGAGGATACCATTCACACAGTCCATTGAAGACAGGGAAGCTACACAGAGGGCTCTTGATTTCAACTTTGGATGGTCAGATTAATCTTTAATTTAGTTTCTTGATgaccaatatatataaatattaactaatTCTTGTAACGcgttaattaattaggtttgtGAATCCTATTGTTTATGGAGACTATCCAGATGTGATGCGCAGCATTGTTGGCCTGCGACTTCCAAAATTTAGTGAAGAAGAATCTTCTTCGTTAATAGGTTCATATGATTTCATCGGTATAAACTATTATACCTCCACCTACGTAATCAATAGAAAAGTACCCGCCAATCCAACTGAGCAAAGCTACTTCACCGATACTAATGCCTACGTTCTATGTAAGTTGAGATAGATGTTAATTAATCGATTTTGgctcatatataattataaataaatttacttgtcctttatcttataaatatttacattttcacTTGTTTATTTAGCGGAGCGCAATGGTCAATTAATTGGACCTGTGGTATGGATgatcaatttaaattatgttttattttaaaataattataatttttggcTTGATGTTCATGTATAATCAATCAATTATTTCCAGGCCGGTTCAGTTTGGCTTAATGTCTATCCCAAAGGAATTCGTGATTACCTTATCTACCTGAAAGAAAAATTTGGAAATCCAAGAGTTTTTATCACTGAAAACggtatattaaattaataagaatgtcACACTTCATTAAATTATCTATAAGAAAACAATACATATAACTATTGTGACCTTACCTCTCAGGGATATCTGAAGCGAGTGATCCGACAATTCCGGTTGAAAAAGCGCTCATCGACCCATGGAGAATTAGTTACCACTTCTCTCATCTTGACTACGTTAGAGCTGCTATTTcgtaagttttatttataataagttatatttataattattatggaAGCATTTAACATAAGTTTTGTTATGGATGAACAGGGAAGGATCGAATGTGCAGGGATACTTTGTATGGACGTTGTTAGATGACTTTGAGTGGAACTCGGGCTACACGGTTCGTTTTGGAATCGGTTACATTGACTTCCAAGACAATCTCAAAAGATACAAGAAGCTTTCTCACAAATGGTTCACCAAGTTTCTTAAGCCGGATTCTGATATTTCTTGGAGTGATTTGGAGGTCACGGCGTAATGAGATTgaatgtttgttttatttgaattatgttttTCTGAATAAGATCAATAGTGACATCCTCTGGTATATCGATGTCCTACGATCAATTATCTCTTGCTGAATCATTTTCTTCTACTAATGTTTTATGGCCATGGTGcactaaataaaataacttcATTTGAGTTTCATTCCACTTAGTACTCTATATATTTCTTGTAGAAAGCTAAAAGAAAAGGGTGtattattaataacaaatattattcaatacatAATATAGTCTCtcttaatatattatagttCAGCATCTCACAAAGTCTAGTCAATATTTAAgcgattaataaaaatattcaaatatactaatatatatattcaacatttttttcaaatataattaagcTAGAAAAGTTTTGTGTCATTCAGAAATAATCTGAATTTTGTAGCcaataatttgatcaaacatgatacACATAATAAAGGAGAAGAGCCATAAATGttaatttgtataataatttatgttatttgaaatgaaataaattctaaaatattctaaaaaagtCACAAAAATTAAGAAGTCTGgaactatataatatatcaacTCCAATAAATTTGCTATTATTAAACGTTCCAAATATTCAACATAATTGACTATATCAAGATTGGGAtagtgatatatatatgaatacacatatttattttattaataaatgctcaatattatatttaataatatattttattattcctgttgaaaattatttatctaactTTACTcattctatataatatataatatataaaatgaaaatgaaatagaaACAAATAGTGTAAGAAAGCAATAAATAGTAAGTGGTAAATACTtacaaataacattaaataaattaagtagtATAGTCCAAATCATGTAACTGAAAATTTGATGAAACAATATAGACCGGATGAGTTAATGTTGTAGTTgaatatttttgtgttaaatggACCTACACTTCAGGTAGCCAAATCTCCATTTTTCTGAATGTTGGGTATTAGTTAACCCAACATTGTGGTTCAATATTTAGTAACTCATTTActggacttgacctaataatataaatcgatactactctcttggtgggagaCAGACGTCAAGctcctttgtggtgtttggagaCTAGAGAAAGGGTTGTCGCCTTTGGTGAGGTAGTGGTGCAACGGAATCGATAAATAAGAGGAACTGAGAcaaacttcaatcgcattcacacctAACAGTGATATAAGTTATCTTCACCAATAAGCGTAGATCTGTCTTATGTTTCTTCTTTAATCATCTTGCTTTTATTCTCTGCTTCTGCTACTactggaggaagaagaaagttgATGCCGCCTCTGGAGAAGAGGTCGTTGCTGTCCTGTTCAACCGTTGTCGGTGTCGCGTTTGTTGCGACCGCTGAGAATCAAAGTCACCATCGTGCCGCTGCTGAGAAGACGAGGCACAAAATCCCCGAGCGGGGTGGGTAAGTCGAAACTTTATTTGAGTTTCGCAAGGTATCATAGCTTGAACCCTCCTATTAATTTTTGtcaattgattgttgattgtttttaatttgttttataacatGTCTGGTGTTAATCAATATGGTATGGTTCCGTTTGACGGAAAAAACtgattttagtattttggaaacaaaaaatgaaatgtgttttGATTCAGAGAAAATGCTTTAAAGTTGTTAGTCAGGTTTATGTTGCTGCTGATACCGTTGAGAAAAATagtgaaatgaatgaaaatgttTGTGCCTCTATATATACTTGAATTTATCTGATTTTGTGATGAGAAAAATTGGTAATTTAGAGTGTGTAAAAACCTTGTGGGATAAATTGTCTGAACTTTATACTGAAACTTCTCTGCCTAATAAAATGTTCTTACttaaaaagtttttcaaatttagattggatatgttcaaggacattgaagataatCTGGATGTTTTCACTAAACTTATTTCTGATATTAAGTTGTGTGGTAATAAGAACATTGATGAGTATCCCCATTGTCTTGTTGAATGTTATTCCTGATTCTCTTAATGATGTGAAGTCTGCCATTAAGTATAGTAAAGACAGTGTCATTTTTGATATTGTTGTCAATGGTCTTACGAGTAAGGAGTTAGATTTGAAACACTCTAAGGGAAAATCTAGTAGGAAAGTCGTGCATGTGAGGGGTAGATCGAGTGCCCAAAAGAATGTCAGTAATGAGAGTTCTGGTAAAAATCTCATCCTACTAGTAAAAGCAGATCTAAGTCTAGGTCTAGTGCTaaaaagtgttataattgtcaTGAGTCTAATCATTTTATCAAGGACTGCCCTAAGCCTAAGAgaaatcagcatgttgaaaatGCTAATGTGGTTGTTTGTGAGGACATAtgagtgatatttttatgatcaataatttatgtgattatgctaGCTTGAACTCTATGTTATCTGATTCTTTGTGCAAATCTGATTGGCTAGTTAACTCTGGTTGAACTTTCCATGTGACTCCATTTAGAGATTTGTTTTCTAACTTTAAagagattgaacatggttttgtgTCTTTGGCAAATTAGAAAAATTGCAATGTGTTAGAAATAGGTGATGTATGTCTAAGGTTCTCTTGTGGTTCTGTGTTTACTTTAAAGAATGTGaggcatgttcctgatttgcgttATAATTTGATGTCTTGTGCATCTCTTGAAAATTATGGTTTGGAAGGAAAATGGGGGAAAtgtgttatgaaaattttgcgtgggtctcttgttatctttactgctaaaaagataaaagattgtccatatttctttttgtttccaaataataCAGATTTTGAGCTCTATCAGATGTCATATGTTAATCAAATATGTAAGATTGATTGttcttaaaaagaataaataagaaGTAATAGATTTATTAGATACTATGTTTTCCGTCTCCAATAGATTACTTATCCTATTATGAACCTATTCCAGTACTTAATTCAAacaaattgttgggaaaaacttaTAGTTGATCCCTACTTAGATTGAAAAACTTAGGagaaaataaaacacaaataaaaacggaagtaaataacacaatgaACACGAGATTTTACGTGAaaaacctcctcaaatcaagTAGTAAAAGCAATGGGATTTTACGTCCAATtcaatttcaatataataagATGTCGGGAATACAATCAATTTATAACAACATTTTAATAATGCAGAAAAATAAAAAGGCATAATCAAAAAGATATCAAATAAAACTCAAACTAGCCAGAAACTTTTAAGACACAGAAAATCAAATTTCGAGACGTCCAAATCTTAAAAATGTAGAGAAATAAGTTATCAACCTCTCAACAAAATCTCAGCTCAATCGAACTCCATTTGAATCTCCAATCGTCAGTTTGAATCCCTCTCGTCAAGTAAACTTGAACCACTTTTGAGTcttttcacaaaaaaaacaaCAGGCTCCCCCTCATAACTATGGAAAAAATGTTGTTAACCCGGTGGTTAAACAACAAAACTTGAATTTGATTTGTGGTAGTGCCTTAGTCATCATATCGATGCCATTATTGTCTGTATGCACATTTtctaaattgaataattttttatacacgTCTCATATCCAATGATACCttacatcaatatgcttagatCTTGAATGAAAcgttatatttttcaattgatAAATAGCATTTTGGCTATCATAGAGAAAcatgtacatttttttttgcaCAATACCAAGttctaacataatttttttaacacaaaTTAGCTTCATACAAACTTTCATTGCTGCAATAAGTAGGCTCCGCGGTTGACAATGCAACACATTTTTGTAGTCTCGATTGTCAAAAAATAACTCTCCTCCAAAAATAATCAAGTAGCCTGAAGTGGATGGAGTTATTTCTTGACAATCGAAACTACAAAAATGTGTTGTGTTGTCAATTACGGAGGCTGAACTTATTGCAACAATAAAAACTTGTAATGAACTAATTGAGTTAAGAAATTACTTAGTATTGTGCAAAAGAGGTACATGCTTCACTTTGATAGTCGAAGTGCTATTTATCTAGCTAAAAATTCAATGTTTCATATTAAATCTAAAcacattaatgtaaaatatCATTGAATACGAGACGTGTTAGatgaaaatttgttaaa is drawn from Impatiens glandulifera chromosome 3, dImpGla2.1, whole genome shotgun sequence and contains these coding sequences:
- the LOC124929097 gene encoding beta-glucosidase 13-like, translating into MVMEKLLSIQSLVLPLLLLLLAFSSLVSCQLDSLPSYDLTSLNRSSFPEGFVFGAATAAYQYEGAAFEAGKGLSIWDTFTHEQPWKIPDGSNGDVALDSYKRYKEDLEILDSMGMDAYRMSIPWARILPNGSLKGGKNEEAIQHYKDLFNELEAKGKKPFVTIFHWDVPQALEDEYLGFLSPQIVQDYTDYAEVLFEEFGDKVKHWITFNEPYMFTVGGYINASLAPGRGSPWQSQLNATQGDSAVEPYLVVHHILLAHASAVKVYREKYQEKQKGEIGITHVADWRIPFTQSIEDREATQRALDFNFGWFVNPIVYGDYPDVMRSIVGLRLPKFSEEESSSLIGSYDFIGINYYTSTYVINRKVPANPTEQSYFTDTNAYVLSERNGQLIGPVAGSVWLNVYPKGIRDYLIYLKEKFGNPRVFITENGISEASDPTIPVEKALIDPWRISYHFSHLDYVRAAISEGSNVQGYFVWTLLDDFEWNSGYTVRFGIGYIDFQDNLKRYKKLSHKWFTKFLKPDSDISWSDLEVTA